The Metamycoplasma cloacale genome includes a region encoding these proteins:
- a CDS encoding MGA_1079 family surface serine endopeptidase gives MSKNSKWTKLLFPILTISSLPLISVACDRKDKPVTPTPEPQPEPNPNPSNPEQPVNPNPTPEPQPEPEIPVNPGTDIDENNAELLSKKKQELWDLIEEYNNLRQEYFRLVGKLSIENEKSYPYYSLKILIGDPKLSEVIEAYEGLSKTKEALLNDIEPLKTRGMLYYLNELSNLRSKLLYNKYILMEYEQDVTKYDELLNVYYEKTSSTDFWEISAYYTNVDLAAYEAERQATKVKIEWYSSKKLAFDELMNNLALLKSKYIEHNYLDDSFDDVENITWNDKESRVDVLNKISDLEEKYNKLNDRFERLLSSENEIRNTLIEKIKPSLANYEAIVPNLDILSIDNNNISAYVKNLKTGDDSVVIKDISIDENDNHILNITYGISYYIDTKREFTITKQIIFNKDIQPKLDAIVYENLDELFDINYDKLSQSYLSNLRDDIEQLFIKKHNIVNKYFEYMMDIDSIQYRDNKIFADIQFINKNKVLKTITLSSNQTVSFLDEATKNIRFNFSDEFKASQYYLNGMESSNRINYYLLNFVNPEVQRLSKSLTFLNLVNNGFEGEQILTYDEKIDILNRFLKSFVQLDSTSHINQEAIANWEITNIDNEFIYKIDNSSNTLKFAVLVTSATGAQYKSHIDVRSKDYAKIIEDSNNEKEILKLISSSTAGNIFKTFEYDEITNSDVIASVGYAHFNEIFRLPRHGRYALVLQPKYQPKIDDVKGTLTLKFTYTKDGVVVNQNNPANISKEFTLSYFKPLTADDIYPKNSNAWFTDADFTGYEKPPVDIQNKINSINGTDFEYNLTDGKKLIDVDILLKQKAFNKLRYLFNFTGEIAKTDENNGKFGTDGFNKETEIAPTINKEKIHLSTDKETDVNVNSLLKDYFVYYYNVRGGTRNNLGTLTFKLGFIKKTNTNIRFSTTQEITLINLKNDLKTEIYPEVMVNRLTLNDLQLRYENDSYGLWKGLSSYLPTDIVDMFNNEQTRSLLDNLISVREIQKYNNYAIRNSAFKVAEVKLPNNANGTIFIRMKYSENNVEKQGNQWFKISGLKRDGTIDSSNLSNYELAKQLDPKLTTFNHKMTKIFLDDANVYRNRHVELSEQENNWRLESNKREVNWYLSQPQYIKPYLKYNTDFKIQLHLFAGPIVLDDLRSVRIRELNTGINVDFNWSDLINGEVVKHFSYHFDTKNGPIDINATLNIDIRDDYDIRFKLTLDNPEYKFAITDYTKNTRSSLWEVFDASNSEWNTFNPEKAFYIDKYASYINVEYVNNIGNEVFSDTPTNVIDYKNMSYTQENQPLVLYSEGKKDRLFKYDPNQNLFYKFHEGYKFNNEFLHDSYIRDHSVGEILWYKSLAFNRGSTFAISSVSDKNPGLFYFITNNHVIDNPNNTGPQNNSFNGNYLLTRNGNNFENNRDAGFGYWGGLYADYIQALPVWTGRNQINKDGIVTNNFVDLSVFIVDIKKIIEKAKEDGRFQTAKFYEHWFEIPSDMYSPSSLSYNTPFKKYNSTELGFIGYPYGKKAGYIINRVDYTDNRHIFNKQSSFMPTFYNAGNSGTGVIDSNGTYVTTINSGSPLKSLTAWDVYTKEYNYLGLHGHSYSVEDIPQNSLFANILKLNADNPSLYKLNVFTYFIEEE, from the coding sequence ATGTCAAAAAATTCTAAATGAACTAAATTATTATTTCCAATTTTAACAATCTCATCTTTACCATTGATTTCAGTAGCTTGTGATCGTAAAGATAAACCGGTAACACCAACTCCAGAACCCCAACCAGAACCCAATCCAAACCCATCAAATCCAGAACAACCAGTAAATCCAAATCCAACACCAGAACCCCAACCAGAGCCCGAAATTCCAGTTAACCCAGGAACCGACATTGACGAAAATAATGCAGAATTACTGTCAAAAAAGAAGCAAGAATTATGAGACCTTATTGAAGAATATAATAATTTGCGACAAGAATATTTTAGATTGGTTGGAAAACTTTCTATTGAAAATGAAAAAAGTTATCCATATTATTCGCTAAAGATTCTGATTGGCGATCCGAAATTAAGCGAAGTTATTGAAGCGTATGAAGGGTTAAGTAAAACCAAAGAAGCATTGTTAAATGACATAGAACCATTAAAGACAAGGGGTATGTTATATTATTTAAATGAATTGTCTAATTTGCGTTCTAAATTGTTATACAACAAATACATATTAATGGAATATGAACAAGACGTGACGAAATATGATGAATTGTTAAATGTGTATTATGAAAAAACTTCTTCAACAGATTTTTGAGAAATATCAGCATATTATACAAATGTTGATCTTGCAGCATATGAAGCTGAAAGACAAGCAACAAAAGTAAAAATAGAATGATATTCAAGTAAAAAACTTGCATTTGATGAATTGATGAATAATTTAGCATTGTTAAAAAGTAAATATATTGAGCACAATTATTTAGATGATAGTTTTGATGATGTTGAAAACATAACGTGAAACGACAAAGAAAGTCGTGTAGATGTTTTAAACAAAATTTCTGATTTGGAGGAAAAATACAACAAATTAAATGATCGTTTTGAAAGACTGTTAAGTTCAGAGAATGAAATTAGAAATACTTTAATAGAAAAGATTAAACCATCTTTAGCAAATTATGAAGCAATTGTTCCGAATTTAGACATTTTATCAATTGATAACAATAACATTTCAGCTTATGTTAAAAATTTAAAAACCGGAGATGATTCGGTTGTTATAAAAGATATATCAATTGACGAAAATGATAATCATATTTTAAATATTACTTATGGTATTTCTTATTACATTGATACCAAAAGGGAATTTACCATTACTAAACAAATTATTTTTAATAAAGATATTCAACCTAAATTAGATGCTATTGTTTATGAAAATTTAGACGAATTATTTGACATTAATTATGACAAATTAAGTCAATCATATTTAAGTAATTTAAGAGATGATATAGAACAACTATTTATTAAAAAACATAATATTGTTAATAAATATTTTGAATATATGATGGATATAGATTCAATTCAATATCGTGATAATAAAATATTTGCCGATATTCAATTTATTAATAAAAATAAAGTATTGAAAACCATTACTTTGTCATCTAATCAAACAGTTTCATTTCTAGATGAAGCAACAAAAAATATTAGATTTAATTTTTCGGATGAATTTAAAGCGAGTCAATATTACTTAAATGGAATGGAATCGTCAAATAGAATTAATTACTATTTATTAAATTTTGTTAATCCAGAAGTACAAAGATTATCAAAATCATTAACATTTTTAAATCTAGTAAATAATGGTTTTGAAGGTGAACAGATATTGACATATGATGAAAAAATTGATATTTTAAATAGATTTTTAAAATCTTTTGTTCAGTTAGATTCAACTTCTCACATTAACCAAGAAGCAATAGCTAATTGAGAAATTACAAATATCGATAACGAGTTTATATATAAGATTGACAACTCAAGTAATACCTTGAAATTTGCAGTTTTAGTTACAAGTGCAACTGGTGCTCAATATAAGTCACATATTGATGTTCGTTCAAAAGATTATGCAAAAATTATTGAAGATAGCAACAATGAAAAAGAAATATTAAAATTAATTTCATCATCAACAGCAGGAAATATATTTAAAACCTTTGAATATGATGAAATTACCAACTCAGATGTAATAGCTTCTGTGGGATATGCTCATTTCAATGAAATATTTAGATTGCCTCGTCATGGTAGATATGCATTAGTTTTACAACCTAAATATCAACCAAAAATTGATGATGTTAAAGGTACTTTAACATTGAAATTTACTTACACAAAAGACGGAGTTGTTGTTAACCAAAATAATCCAGCAAATATATCAAAAGAATTTACTTTAAGTTACTTTAAACCATTAACAGCTGATGACATATATCCAAAAAACAGCAACGCTTGATTTACTGATGCTGATTTTACTGGTTATGAAAAACCACCGGTTGATATTCAAAATAAAATTAATTCAATTAATGGAACTGATTTTGAATATAACTTAACCGACGGCAAGAAATTAATTGACGTTGATATTCTATTGAAACAAAAAGCATTTAATAAGTTGCGTTATTTATTCAACTTTACTGGTGAAATTGCAAAAACAGACGAAAATAATGGCAAATTCGGAACTGATGGATTTAATAAGGAAACAGAAATAGCTCCAACTATAAATAAAGAAAAAATTCATTTATCAACCGATAAAGAAACCGACGTTAATGTTAATAGTTTATTAAAGGATTATTTCGTTTATTACTACAACGTTCGTGGTGGAACGAGAAATAATCTCGGAACTTTGACCTTTAAATTAGGTTTTATTAAAAAAACAAATACAAATATTAGATTTTCAACAACACAAGAAATCACATTAATTAACTTAAAAAATGATTTAAAAACCGAAATTTATCCCGAAGTAATGGTTAACAGATTGACATTAAATGATTTACAATTGCGTTATGAAAATGATTCATATGGTTTATGAAAAGGATTATCATCTTATTTACCAACTGATATTGTTGATATGTTTAATAATGAACAAACCAGATCATTGCTAGATAATTTAATTTCAGTTAGAGAAATTCAAAAATATAACAACTACGCAATAAGAAATAGTGCGTTTAAAGTAGCGGAAGTTAAATTGCCAAATAATGCCAATGGTACTATCTTTATCCGTATGAAATATTCAGAAAATAATGTCGAAAAACAAGGAAATCAATGATTTAAAATTTCCGGTTTAAAAAGAGATGGAACTATAGATAGTAGTAATTTATCAAATTACGAATTAGCTAAACAATTAGATCCAAAATTAACTACATTTAATCATAAAATGACTAAAATCTTTTTAGATGATGCAAATGTATATCGAAATCGTCATGTTGAACTAAGCGAACAAGAAAACAATTGAAGATTAGAATCTAATAAACGTGAAGTTAATTGATATTTAAGTCAACCTCAATATATAAAGCCATATCTAAAATACAATACTGATTTTAAAATCCAATTGCATCTATTTGCAGGACCAATTGTTTTAGATGATTTAAGATCCGTAAGAATTAGAGAATTAAATACAGGAATTAATGTTGATTTTAATTGAAGCGATCTGATTAATGGTGAAGTTGTGAAACATTTTAGTTATCATTTTGACACTAAAAACGGACCAATTGATATTAATGCGACATTGAATATTGATATAAGAGATGATTATGATATAAGATTCAAACTTACATTAGATAATCCTGAATATAAATTTGCAATAACTGACTATACTAAAAATACAAGAAGCAGTTTATGAGAAGTATTTGATGCAAGCAATTCTGAATGAAATACATTTAATCCAGAGAAGGCATTTTATATAGATAAATATGCATCATATATAAATGTTGAATATGTAAATAATATTGGAAACGAGGTATTTAGTGATACCCCAACAAATGTTATTGATTACAAAAACATGAGCTATACACAAGAAAATCAACCATTAGTGCTTTATTCAGAAGGAAAGAAAGATAGATTATTTAAATACGATCCAAATCAAAATCTATTTTATAAATTTCATGAGGGTTATAAATTTAATAATGAATTTTTACATGATTCATATATAAGGGATCATAGTGTTGGTGAGATATTGTGGTACAAATCATTAGCGTTTAATAGAGGTTCAACATTTGCGATTTCAAGTGTTAGTGATAAAAATCCGGGTTTATTCTACTTTATTACTAACAACCACGTTATTGACAACCCAAATAATACAGGGCCTCAAAATAACAGTTTTAATGGAAATTATTTATTAACCAGAAATGGAAATAATTTTGAAAACAATCGGGATGCTGGTTTTGGTTATTGAGGTGGATTGTATGCCGATTATATACAAGCATTACCTGTATGAACTGGAAGAAATCAAATTAATAAAGATGGTATAGTAACAAATAACTTTGTTGATTTAAGCGTATTTATCGTAGATATTAAAAAGATTATTGAAAAAGCGAAAGAAGATGGTAGATTCCAAACTGCTAAATTCTATGAACATTGATTTGAAATACCAAGCGATATGTATTCACCAAGCTCTCTTTCATATAACACACCATTTAAAAAATACAATAGTACAGAACTAGGTTTTATTG
- a CDS encoding sigma factor-like helix-turn-helix DNA-binding protein produces the protein MNKDDRDLYIELLEKYQELLSKSQHQIMVLYYFEDLSITEIAEELAMTRSGVHDALKKGRTKLLNIYEKVK, from the coding sequence ATGAATAAAGATGACAGAGATTTATATATTGAATTATTAGAAAAATATCAAGAATTACTTTCAAAAAGTCAACACCAAATTATGGTGTTATATTATTTTGAAGATCTTTCTATAACTGAAATTGCCGAAGAACTTGCTATGACCAGAAGTGGTGTGCATGATGCTTTAAAAAAAGGAAGAACAAAACTATTGAATATATATGAAAAGGTTAAATAG